The following coding sequences lie in one Mycoplasma crocodyli MP145 genomic window:
- the mf1 gene encoding diacylglycerol cholinephosphotransferase Mf1, producing MDVKTKNKQKELLKIFDEFLLICNKNNLFYSLAYGTLLGAYRKEKMIEWDEDMDLLIDEKTYDFLKINHPDNIIYKPEENNPYPIPKFVIKKDEFNIDAASIDLFVITKSTMKQLNKYCNSPFIKIRAFKASMNRNVFFKYKKLSKVLSFLCNLFFFWSKKLTTDEAIKYLNRTKQEKDTYFITCWPKNSYKKQNILHNEKINELKVITFENRSVKCIGNVEELLEQWYGKDFRVEKKDNKTKFYGYYELWKK from the coding sequence ATGGATGTTAAAACAAAGAATAAACAAAAAGAACTACTTAAGATATTTGATGAATTTTTATTAATTTGCAATAAAAACAACTTATTTTATTCATTAGCTTATGGCACTTTATTGGGCGCTTATAGAAAAGAAAAAATGATTGAATGAGATGAAGATATGGATTTATTAATTGATGAAAAAACATATGATTTCTTAAAGATTAATCATCCAGACAATATCATTTACAAACCCGAAGAAAATAATCCTTATCCTATACCTAAATTCGTAATAAAAAAAGATGAATTTAATATAGATGCTGCTTCTATAGATTTATTTGTAATTACCAAATCAACTATGAAACAATTAAATAAGTATTGTAATTCACCATTTATAAAGATAAGAGCATTTAAAGCATCGATGAATAGAAACGTTTTTTTTAAATACAAAAAATTAAGTAAGGTTTTATCATTTTTATGTAATTTATTTTTCTTTTGATCTAAAAAATTAACTACTGATGAAGCAATAAAATATCTGAATAGAACCAAGCAAGAAAAAGATACATATTTTATTACTTGCTGACCTAAAAATTCATATAAAAAACAAAACATTTTGCATAATGAAAAAATTAATGAACTAAAAGTTATTACTTTTGAAAATAGAAGTGTAAAATGTATTGGTAATGTTGAAGAACTTTTAGAACAATGATATGGAAAGGATTTTAGAGTTGAAAAAAAAGACAATAAAACTAAATTTTATGGGTATTATGAATTATGGAAAAAATAA
- the plsY gene encoding glycerol-3-phosphate 1-O-acyltransferase PlsY, with translation MKETFFIILVNLLILLISYLIGSLNTSIILSRWKKRRDVRNYHSGNAGATNSLRTFGKKFAFIVLILDIIKTYVCIGCVTLFNYYQPILAMEYGTIPTVAGLGVVIGHIYPIFFKFKGGKGAACSLGVLIALNPLFLPIAAVFFFGTIFLTRYVSLGSMLTSVIMIGFAFIPWMITGLLGFNNLNYVGWYYPGIIYVICACLLIFAHRSNINNLINGNERKTGKNKEVVKNNVL, from the coding sequence ATGAAAGAAACATTTTTTATTATATTAGTAAACTTGCTAATTTTATTAATTTCATATTTAATTGGAAGTTTAAATACTTCAATAATTTTAAGTAGATGAAAGAAAAGAAGAGACGTACGAAACTATCATTCTGGTAATGCTGGTGCAACAAATTCGTTAAGAACTTTTGGTAAAAAATTTGCTTTTATAGTACTTATTCTAGATATTATTAAAACTTATGTTTGCATCGGTTGTGTTACTCTATTTAACTATTATCAACCTATTTTAGCAATGGAATATGGAACAATTCCAACAGTTGCAGGATTAGGGGTTGTGATAGGTCATATTTATCCTATTTTCTTTAAATTTAAAGGTGGAAAAGGCGCTGCCTGTTCACTAGGAGTTCTAATTGCACTTAATCCATTATTTTTACCAATTGCTGCTGTTTTCTTTTTTGGAACAATTTTTCTAACAAGATATGTTTCACTAGGATCAATGCTTACAAGTGTTATTATGATAGGGTTTGCTTTTATTCCTTGAATGATAACTGGTCTACTTGGTTTTAACAATTTAAACTATGTTGGTTGATACTACCCTGGGATAATTTATGTAATTTGTGCATGCTTATTAATTTTTGCTCATAGATCAAATATTAACAATTTAATAAATGGTAATGAACGTAAAACTGGTAAAAACAAAGAAGTTGTAAAAAATAATGTTTTATAA
- the hisS gene encoding histidine--tRNA ligase, producing MYSKVKGTIDYNQETFKIKHYLIDRFSLLVSRYDYQMIETPILEHSDIFKRSAESSDIVNKEMYEFKDKGDRDLVLRPEGTASFIRAYIENKWYALKNQKFSYVGPMFRYEQPQKGRFRQFYQAGVEFVGPKNPLKDLEVIKLAVDYLSSLNLKFKLVINSIGDNESRSKYENALRKYLIPFKNELSEIGQKRLEGNVLRILDDKVDSVKPFMKKAPKISSYLSDESKKYFLQLSNLLSDFNISFQLNNKLVRGLDYYDEIVFEFVSTDPEVGSQSTLIGGGRYSNLIKLFGGDDTSSVGFGLGIDRILPIKQRDFQNIKPGSHEYEMLEELGFKKIYDIYFIPSEDPERRTDLYAIYSLFASLGLPVIFEHEPVNPKKIYEKAQKSEARFTISELDSDENEFKMITSIGKKTESSHEYIYEDLPSTILQSMMDHEEKSVSEEKQRSMYYDMFIGLVNNTQYNDEYEEFYEEEEEQNE from the coding sequence ATGTATAGTAAAGTAAAAGGAACAATAGATTATAATCAAGAAACATTTAAAATTAAACATTATTTAATTGACAGATTTAGCTTGTTGGTTTCAAGATATGATTATCAAATGATTGAAACGCCAATTTTGGAACACTCAGATATATTTAAAAGAAGTGCTGAATCAAGCGACATTGTAAACAAAGAAATGTACGAATTTAAAGATAAAGGTGATAGAGATTTAGTACTTAGACCCGAAGGAACAGCTTCATTTATAAGAGCTTATATCGAAAATAAATGATATGCATTAAAAAATCAAAAATTCTCTTATGTTGGACCAATGTTTAGATATGAACAACCACAAAAAGGAAGATTTAGACAATTTTATCAAGCTGGAGTTGAATTTGTAGGTCCAAAAAATCCATTGAAGGATTTAGAAGTTATTAAATTAGCTGTTGATTATTTATCATCATTAAATTTAAAATTTAAACTTGTTATTAATTCAATTGGCGACAATGAATCAAGAAGTAAATATGAGAACGCTTTAAGAAAATATTTAATTCCATTTAAAAATGAGTTAAGTGAAATAGGACAAAAAAGATTAGAAGGTAATGTTCTAAGAATTTTAGATGATAAAGTAGATTCTGTAAAACCTTTTATGAAAAAAGCTCCAAAAATATCATCATATTTAAGTGATGAATCTAAAAAATATTTTTTACAATTATCAAATTTACTCAGTGATTTTAATATCTCGTTTCAATTGAATAACAAACTTGTTAGAGGTTTAGATTACTATGACGAAATAGTATTTGAATTTGTATCAACCGACCCTGAAGTTGGTTCTCAATCAACATTAATTGGTGGAGGTAGATATTCGAATTTAATTAAGCTTTTTGGTGGTGATGACACCAGTAGTGTTGGATTCGGTCTTGGAATTGATCGTATTTTACCTATCAAACAAAGAGATTTTCAAAACATTAAACCTGGAAGTCATGAATATGAAATGCTTGAAGAATTAGGCTTCAAAAAAATTTACGACATATACTTTATACCTTCAGAAGATCCAGAAAGAAGAACTGATTTATATGCTATTTATTCTTTATTTGCATCATTAGGTTTACCGGTAATTTTTGAACATGAACCTGTTAACCCTAAAAAAATATATGAAAAAGCACAAAAAAGTGAAGCTAGATTCACAATTTCAGAACTAGACTCTGATGAAAATGAGTTTAAAATGATAACGTCAATAGGAAAGAAAACAGAATCTTCTCATGAGTACATTTATGAAGATTTACCTTCTACAATATTACAATCGATGATGGATCATGAAGAAAAATCTGTATCAGAAGAAAAACAAAGATCAATGTATTATGACATGTTTATTGGCTTGGTAAATAATACTCAATATAATGATGAATATGAAGAATTTTACGAAGAAGAGGAAGAGCAAAATGAATAA
- the aspS gene encoding aspartate--tRNA ligase, with translation MNKIINNNQLSIKDEGKQVTLYGFVANKRKFGELNFVDLRDRYGITQLVFNQPISFSKESVLEIFGKVVKRKDENTKIPTGQIEVVVEKYNILSLANELPFSIRDDLEVKEENRLQYRYLDLRRPSMYNNLALKNKVFYAIREYMQDHDFLEVETPILAKGTPEGARDFLVPTRNKGNFFALPQSPQLFKQLLMISGFEKYYQFARCFRDEDSRKDRQLEFTQLDIEVSFKSVEVFQEYIEGLFKYFMSKIGIKIKTPFQRLKFFDCLRDYGTDKPDLRYEFKIKDINDFCITTNFDVIKNAQSKRMLIIDEIIDKKDHKVLAEIVEKNKAKILFYMTVSEGKILHSNFASKVEEESLKLINQYKVKNGTIFIVADSYENASQALGALRVELNAKYKWAKDEYNFSWITDWPMFEFDSENNRWQAAHHPFTQFDNDLEKIDKMKMEDIRAKSYDLVLNGFELGSGSARIYDPKVQQKMFDMIGLNEQQQKDKFGWFLEAFKYGVPPHCGIGLGMDRLIMILSNQSTIRDVIAFPKNSKGQDVMTSAPNNIDQAQLDEIFVQIKK, from the coding sequence ATGAATAAGATAATTAATAATAATCAATTATCAATTAAAGACGAAGGAAAACAAGTCACTCTTTACGGATTTGTTGCTAATAAAAGAAAATTTGGGGAATTAAACTTTGTAGATTTAAGAGACAGATATGGAATTACTCAGTTAGTTTTTAATCAACCTATTTCATTCAGTAAAGAGAGTGTCCTTGAAATATTTGGAAAAGTTGTCAAGAGAAAAGATGAAAACACCAAAATACCGACAGGTCAAATCGAGGTGGTAGTGGAAAAATATAACATTTTATCACTTGCTAATGAATTACCTTTTTCAATAAGAGATGATTTAGAAGTTAAAGAGGAAAACAGACTTCAATACCGTTATTTAGATTTAAGAAGACCAAGTATGTATAACAATTTGGCTCTAAAAAATAAAGTTTTTTATGCCATTAGAGAATATATGCAAGACCATGATTTTTTAGAAGTTGAAACTCCTATTTTAGCTAAAGGTACTCCAGAAGGAGCTCGTGATTTTCTTGTTCCAACAAGAAATAAAGGAAACTTTTTTGCACTTCCACAATCACCACAATTATTTAAACAATTACTTATGATTTCTGGGTTTGAAAAATATTACCAATTTGCTAGATGTTTTAGAGACGAAGATTCAAGAAAAGACAGACAACTTGAATTTACTCAATTAGATATAGAAGTTAGTTTTAAAAGTGTTGAGGTATTTCAAGAATACATTGAAGGATTATTCAAATATTTCATGTCAAAAATTGGCATTAAAATCAAAACACCATTCCAAAGATTGAAATTTTTTGATTGTTTAAGAGATTATGGAACTGATAAACCTGACTTAAGATACGAATTCAAAATAAAAGATATTAATGATTTTTGCATTACAACAAACTTTGATGTTATTAAAAATGCTCAAAGTAAAAGAATGTTGATTATTGATGAAATAATTGATAAAAAAGATCATAAAGTTCTTGCTGAAATTGTAGAAAAAAATAAAGCAAAAATTTTATTTTATATGACTGTTAGTGAAGGAAAAATTCTTCATTCTAACTTTGCTTCAAAAGTTGAAGAAGAATCATTGAAACTAATAAATCAATATAAAGTTAAGAATGGAACCATTTTTATCGTTGCTGATTCTTATGAAAATGCATCACAAGCCTTAGGTGCATTGCGTGTTGAATTAAATGCCAAATACAAATGAGCTAAAGATGAATATAATTTCTCTTGAATTACTGATTGACCTATGTTTGAGTTTGATTCGGAAAATAATAGATGACAAGCTGCTCACCACCCATTTACTCAATTTGATAATGATTTAGAAAAAATTGATAAAATGAAAATGGAAGATATAAGAGCTAAAAGTTATGATTTAGTTCTAAATGGATTTGAATTGGGTTCTGGTTCAGCTAGAATATATGATCCTAAAGTTCAACAAAAAATGTTCGATATGATTGGTCTAAATGAACAACAACAAAAAGATAAGTTTGGTTGATTTTTAGAAGCTTTTAAATATGGAGTTCCACCACATTGTGGTATAGGACTTGGTATGGATAGATTAATTATGATTTTATCGAATCAAAGTACTATAAGAGATGTTATAGCCTTTCCTAAAAACTCTAAAGGACAGGATGTTATGACTTCTGCACCTAATAATATTGACCAAGCACAACTTGATGAAATATTTGTGCAAATTAAAAAATAA
- a CDS encoding MIP family Ig-specific serine endopeptidase, which produces MKKKIFKTLWLLSAATPLITVISCDNKLDFNSDGVNKNKQEPPLNPETPTKPVVPNVPKPPVVPEQPKPPVIPVEPDKPNTPTVNNDLTYGPLLQKYPTSGSTQPHFNEKGELVFPDLSTNYFKEKRPVIETGKKENKTLYNEIYNRTFAISFITNDIDETGNKNELSLVNGLNEGTGWLFDYYKYKNSTSKYKLFIATNFHVGSAIKNSLSNNKTELFDYADELLSNKGEKASTIGINIGRSSLNNNNFSKQDNMASFNNFSGSAKFYTNYNGANNNSTYNPSLLNSPKVVFVAAGFMNDNDEKQYKNVLVEKAKNYKHSDEEIKNKVRNRANNASYYQDFMVFEIDVDLDKDTSSNKEFSNWINNAISTFDTIKSYAKANIIPNHDQGNIPYVSYDYASMFYSDSRRVPSIFKNYDKADHSANFGYIAGYPKDNYNQHFVWNNNSQRYDEKEINKWSINSRSFINGFTGTNINFKPDFWGKLYADHYGYRTNISFSSLYYGASGSMVTNEYGLPIGIYSGVPNVETNETSKNGVFTPLVQNFDIPIYGIDKAYFHAYNLIDGSDKRLYPYQKTSYRENLRFLYPNGFENNNESKNTAIFDKEY; this is translated from the coding sequence ATGAAAAAGAAAATATTTAAAACATTATGGTTATTAAGTGCTGCAACTCCATTAATCACGGTTATTTCATGTGACAATAAACTTGATTTTAATTCGGATGGTGTTAATAAAAATAAGCAAGAACCACCACTTAATCCTGAGACACCTACAAAACCAGTGGTTCCCAACGTTCCTAAACCCCCTGTAGTTCCGGAACAACCAAAACCACCAGTAATCCCGGTGGAACCGGATAAACCTAATACACCAACTGTTAATAATGATTTAACTTATGGTCCCTTACTTCAAAAATATCCAACATCAGGCTCAACCCAACCGCATTTTAATGAAAAAGGAGAACTAGTTTTTCCTGATTTGTCAACAAACTACTTTAAAGAAAAAAGACCTGTTATTGAAACTGGAAAAAAAGAAAATAAAACCTTATATAATGAAATATATAATAGAACTTTCGCTATTTCTTTTATAACAAATGATATTGATGAAACTGGAAATAAAAATGAATTAAGTTTAGTTAATGGATTAAATGAAGGTACAGGTTGATTGTTTGATTATTATAAATATAAAAATTCAACAAGTAAATACAAATTATTTATTGCAACCAATTTTCATGTTGGTTCAGCTATAAAAAATTCATTATCTAACAATAAAACTGAATTATTTGATTATGCAGATGAATTATTATCGAATAAAGGTGAAAAAGCATCAACAATTGGAATAAATATAGGTAGATCATCACTAAATAATAATAACTTTTCAAAACAAGATAATATGGCTAGTTTTAATAATTTCTCAGGTTCTGCAAAATTTTATACCAATTATAATGGTGCAAACAACAATTCAACATATAACCCCTCATTATTAAACTCTCCAAAAGTAGTTTTTGTAGCAGCTGGTTTTATGAATGATAATGATGAAAAACAATATAAAAATGTTTTAGTTGAAAAAGCGAAGAATTATAAACATAGTGATGAAGAAATTAAAAATAAAGTAAGAAATAGAGCCAATAATGCTTCATATTATCAAGATTTTATGGTATTTGAAATTGATGTAGATCTTGATAAAGATACATCATCAAATAAAGAGTTTAGTAATTGAATAAATAATGCAATTTCCACTTTTGATACTATTAAATCTTATGCAAAAGCAAACATTATACCTAATCACGATCAAGGCAATATACCATATGTGTCTTATGATTATGCAAGTATGTTTTATTCTGACTCAAGAAGAGTTCCAAGTATATTTAAAAATTATGATAAAGCAGATCATTCGGCAAACTTTGGTTATATAGCAGGTTATCCAAAAGATAATTACAACCAACATTTTGTATGAAACAATAATAGTCAAAGATACGATGAAAAAGAAATTAATAAATGAAGTATAAACTCAAGAAGTTTTATAAATGGATTCACAGGAACTAACATAAACTTTAAACCTGATTTTTGAGGTAAATTATATGCAGATCATTACGGATACAGAACAAACATTAGTTTTTCATCATTATATTACGGAGCTTCTGGGTCTATGGTAACAAATGAGTATGGATTACCAATTGGGATATATAGTGGTGTTCCAAATGTTGAAACCAATGAAACAAGCAAAAACGGTGTATTTACTCCACTTGTACAAAACTTTGATATTCCTATTTACGGTATTGATAAAGCTTACTTCCATGCTTATAACTTAATAGACGGAAGCGATAAAAGATTGTATCCTTACCAAAAAACTTCTTATAGAGAGAACTTAAGATTTCTTTATCCTAATGGTTTTGAAAATAACAATGAATCAAAAAATACAGCAATATTCGACAAAGAGTATTAA
- a CDS encoding MAG3450 family membrane protein, with the protein MNKEQTDQALRKARNIQQRKKYYAILFFVLFIFFPAIVFWVLGTTDASMKKIPFWGISIAMPSWIVALGILWFLLYKLDLVDARSLAFTIPVGIAFAGIIWSYPLPLWARGVIALSCVLSTILFLFLSTRLEERTFQKNFDSIKPGRVR; encoded by the coding sequence ATGAATAAAGAACAAACTGATCAAGCCCTTAGAAAAGCAAGAAATATTCAACAAAGAAAAAAATACTATGCAATCTTATTTTTTGTATTATTTATATTCTTTCCAGCAATAGTTTTTTGAGTTTTGGGTACAACAGATGCTAGCATGAAAAAAATCCCTTTTTGAGGAATTTCAATAGCAATGCCTTCATGAATAGTTGCTTTAGGTATTTTATGGTTTTTGTTATATAAATTAGATTTAGTAGATGCAAGATCACTTGCGTTTACAATTCCAGTTGGTATAGCTTTTGCAGGAATAATTTGGAGTTATCCACTTCCATTATGAGCAAGAGGCGTAATAGCACTTTCATGTGTTTTAAGTACAATTCTCTTCTTATTCTTATCAACTCGTTTAGAGGAAAGAACCTTTCAAAAGAATTTTGATTCAATTAAACCAGGAAGAGTTAGATAA
- the thrS gene encoding threonine--tRNA ligase, whose amino-acid sequence MKADLKLNHTTSHLLGAAVEKLYPNVKLGFGPAIDEGFYYDFEFTEALSDTELSKIEKQMKKFASRNLVMKKVDKSHYDFKNKPYKKELYDELIKAKKDVTFYALVDPLNNEEIFVDLCAGNHIEDTKKIKNFKLLNLSGAYWRGNSDNIQLTRIYGTSWYSKEELDQYLAILEDRKERDHRKIGKEMKLFTFSKLAGQGFPIWLEDGMAIHNEVKKLILKMDRKYGFREVLTPHFGEETLYKISGHLAHYKDDMFKPLEVEGEKLYPRPMTCPHHIICYKTEKRSYRDLPIRYSEQSQLYRYEKSGALTGLERVRGMLLTEGHIFLRPDQIENEFKTMYSLIKETLDLLKIKINYISLSLRDKNDKEKYFDDDKMWNNSEEQLRKVLNDLNVQYEEKVGEAAFYGPKIDIQIFTSLGHEITISTLQLDFLLPTRFEMKYTDKDGNEKTPVLLHRGLIGTYERFVATLLEQTKGVLPFWLAPKQVTIIPVHEINNLTYSKEIYNTLFDHDFRVSLDDREERLSKKMREAQISKSKYQLILGDEEQNNKTISYRKYGENSTTTTTIDEFIKMINEDRMNYR is encoded by the coding sequence ATGAAAGCAGATTTAAAACTAAATCATACTACATCACATTTACTAGGTGCTGCAGTTGAAAAATTATATCCAAATGTTAAACTTGGATTTGGTCCAGCTATTGATGAAGGATTTTACTATGATTTTGAATTCACTGAAGCACTTAGTGATACAGAATTATCTAAAATTGAAAAACAAATGAAAAAGTTTGCTTCAAGAAATTTGGTAATGAAAAAAGTCGATAAAAGTCATTATGATTTCAAAAATAAACCATACAAAAAAGAATTGTATGATGAGCTTATTAAAGCTAAAAAAGATGTCACTTTTTATGCCTTAGTCGATCCTTTGAACAATGAAGAAATTTTTGTTGATTTATGTGCCGGTAACCATATTGAAGACACTAAAAAAATAAAAAACTTTAAATTATTAAATTTATCAGGTGCATACTGAAGAGGTAATTCAGATAATATTCAATTAACTAGAATTTATGGTACTTCATGATATTCAAAGGAAGAGTTAGACCAATATTTAGCGATATTAGAAGATAGAAAAGAAAGAGATCATAGAAAAATCGGTAAAGAAATGAAATTATTTACTTTTAGTAAATTAGCTGGTCAAGGTTTCCCAATATGACTTGAAGACGGAATGGCAATTCATAATGAAGTTAAAAAATTGATTTTAAAAATGGATAGAAAATATGGATTTAGAGAAGTTTTAACACCTCACTTTGGAGAAGAAACTCTTTATAAAATTTCTGGACACCTAGCTCACTATAAAGATGATATGTTTAAACCGCTTGAAGTAGAAGGTGAAAAATTATATCCAAGACCAATGACTTGTCCTCATCACATTATTTGTTATAAAACAGAAAAAAGATCATATAGAGATTTACCAATAAGATACTCTGAACAATCTCAATTATACAGATATGAAAAATCAGGTGCACTTACTGGTCTTGAACGTGTAAGAGGTATGTTATTAACTGAAGGTCACATATTTTTAAGACCCGATCAAATTGAAAACGAGTTTAAAACAATGTATTCTTTAATAAAAGAAACTCTTGATTTGCTAAAAATAAAAATAAATTACATTTCATTAAGTCTAAGAGATAAAAATGACAAAGAAAAGTATTTTGATGACGATAAAATGTGAAATAACTCCGAAGAGCAATTAAGAAAGGTTCTTAATGATTTAAATGTTCAATATGAAGAAAAAGTGGGAGAAGCAGCATTTTATGGTCCGAAAATTGACATACAAATTTTTACATCATTAGGACATGAAATAACGATTTCAACCTTACAACTTGACTTTTTACTTCCAACAAGATTTGAAATGAAATACACTGATAAAGATGGAAATGAAAAAACACCTGTGCTTTTACACCGTGGATTAATTGGAACATATGAAAGATTTGTAGCAACTTTACTTGAACAAACTAAAGGAGTTCTACCTTTTTGACTAGCTCCAAAACAAGTAACTATTATTCCTGTTCATGAGATCAATAACTTAACATATTCTAAAGAAATTTATAATACTTTATTTGATCACGATTTCCGTGTTAGCCTTGATGATAGGGAAGAAAGACTTTCAAAGAAGATGAGAGAAGCTCAAATATCAAAATCTAAATATCAATTAATTTTAGGTGATGAAGAACAAAATAATAAAACAATATCATACAGAAAATATGGTGAAAACTCTACTACAACTACCACAATTGATGAATTTATAAAAATGATAAATGAAGATAGAATGAATTATAGATAG
- the trpS gene encoding tryptophan--tRNA ligase: MKKRCISGIKPTGQLTLGNYIGAIRNFIKLQDEYDTYYFVADLHALTMGDNNPTELIEHKKNIVALYLACGLDPQKSTIFYQSQVTEHAMIQWLLTCETTLGELNRMTQFKDKSQKVSRQSNGTDKIPTGLLIYPTLMAGDILLYNANLVPVGEDQTQHIELTRNIALRMNNKYKTNFVIPEGFTPKVGARIKSLSDPSQKMSKSETSKSTIYLLDDPDLAYKKIIKAVTDSDNKVFISDDKPGVLNLLNIYASLKDISLEQAQEHFKDSDYKEFKTQVAQSVKDLLINIQEKYKYFIDKVEQITAEGAAKAKTIASPILNDFMKKVGL, encoded by the coding sequence ATGAAAAAAAGATGCATCAGTGGTATTAAACCAACAGGACAATTAACATTAGGAAATTATATTGGAGCAATTAGAAATTTTATTAAACTTCAAGATGAATATGATACATACTACTTTGTAGCTGATTTACATGCTTTAACTATGGGAGATAATAATCCAACTGAACTAATTGAGCATAAAAAAAATATTGTTGCTTTATATTTAGCATGTGGTTTAGATCCGCAAAAAAGCACAATATTTTATCAATCACAAGTGACTGAACACGCTATGATACAATGGCTTTTAACTTGTGAAACAACTCTTGGCGAACTAAATAGAATGACGCAATTTAAAGATAAAAGTCAAAAAGTTTCACGCCAATCAAACGGTACTGATAAAATACCTACAGGATTGTTAATATATCCTACTTTAATGGCTGGAGATATATTATTATATAATGCAAATTTAGTTCCGGTAGGTGAAGATCAAACACAACATATTGAGCTTACAAGAAACATAGCACTTAGAATGAATAATAAATATAAAACTAATTTTGTTATTCCTGAAGGGTTTACTCCAAAAGTTGGAGCAAGAATAAAATCACTTTCTGATCCTAGTCAAAAAATGTCTAAATCAGAAACATCTAAATCAACAATTTATCTTTTAGATGATCCTGATTTAGCTTACAAAAAAATTATTAAAGCTGTAACTGATAGCGATAACAAAGTTTTTATTTCTGATGATAAACCTGGTGTGTTGAATTTACTAAATATTTATGCTTCTCTTAAAGATATTAGCCTAGAACAAGCTCAAGAACACTTTAAAGATTCTGATTACAAAGAGTTTAAAACTCAAGTAGCACAAAGTGTAAAAGATCTTTTAATCAATATACAAGAAAAATATAAATATTTCATTGATAAGGTTGAACAAATAACAGCTGAAGGTGCAGCAAAAGCTAAGACAATAGCTTCACCAATATTAAATGACTTTATGAAAAAAGTAGGATTATAA
- a CDS encoding diadenylate cyclase encodes MKIDLILIICILSVATLILIILLLPYFKNIFISKIRSTKYNKLGKSSQIRLINQLREAVGYLSKNKIGALITIENTDNIDNLRTDGVILNANISSSILISIFNKESPLHDGAVVIRDNKIYYASTFYKITKKSMDNHYGSRHRAALGISEICDAVTIVVSEETGVVRISKSGNIYDVRLEEFQEELIKNLQE; translated from the coding sequence ATGAAAATAGATTTAATATTAATAATTTGTATTTTATCGGTTGCAACATTAATTTTAATCATCTTATTATTACCATATTTTAAAAATATTTTTATTTCAAAAATAAGATCAACAAAATATAACAAACTAGGTAAAAGCAGTCAAATTAGATTGATTAACCAATTAAGGGAAGCTGTCGGTTACTTATCTAAAAATAAAATAGGTGCTTTAATAACTATAGAAAATACAGATAACATTGATAATTTAAGAACCGATGGAGTTATATTAAATGCAAACATATCATCAAGTATACTTATATCGATTTTCAATAAGGAAAGTCCACTGCATGATGGAGCAGTCGTTATAAGAGATAACAAGATTTATTATGCATCTACTTTTTACAAAATTACTAAAAAAAGTATGGATAATCACTATGGTTCAAGACATAGAGCAGCGCTTGGAATTAGTGAAATATGTGACGCCGTAACTATTGTTGTTTCTGAAGAAACTGGAGTAGTTAGAATATCTAAAAGCGGAAATATATATGATGTTAGATTAGAAGAATTCCAAGAAGAATTAATTAAGAACTTACAAGAATAA